The window aggcagaggggagaacagaacaatcaagccattgtgacatcactgatgaggttgtctcttattggtggaatgaggcattatgacatcacaatctcagctctgcttcgcaaagactgaaactcttcacactactatttCTGCTATGAATTGTTtctgcagcgctgcacagagtcacaacgaataagaaaacagtccctgctcgaaagtgcttacaatctaaacaggcaagacagacaaacaggatgtcatggatacagttaaggggaacggctaatctgctggctgggttggagggcagaggggagtagggttatggactgaaggcaatatcaaaaaggtgggttttcagtctgcttttaaacaagggaaggggcttgatggacaaactcagtttattccaggcatacaccgcagttagatgaaaggaacgaagtctggaattggcagtggaggagaagggtacagctaagagcagctcatctgaggaacggagttctctgggaggtgtataaggagagagaagagaggaaagatattgaggggcagcagaatgaacacacttgtaggttagtaatacaTGTCTGAACTGTATACAAAAgcagataggaagccagtgaagtgattaaaggagaggggtaacataagTGTAGTGGTAGAAGATGATTCGTGCAGTAGAGTTTTGCACagagtgtagggggggggggggagaggtggcacAATGGGAGACGGGTTAgcagtagattgcagtaatctaagcgtgaggttaggAGAATGTGGGCAAAGATCTGGGTAGTGTGCCCAGAGAGGAGGGGCGAATTTTGGTGGCGATGTAGAAATAGACacgacaggccttagcagtttgttgactgtgtgtagaaaatgagaggttggaatCAAAGACGACTCCAAGATTGCCAGAAGGGAAGACGGGaacgatgacagtattatttgCAGAGATGGAGAgtggagggagaggagcagagggcGTAGGAGGAACGAGGagtagctcagtcttggacatgaaacttggttcaaATTGGGCGTGGATCTTTCCTGTCCTATCATGTCCCCCCATGGCTaggcccccttttgagttgcccGCTACCTCATTTAGATGCCCATCGTTACAGAATAGCACCTACCCAGCATCCAAATCATAATTACTGCCTATTAATTGCTTGTTAGCTCCAATCATTAAATCATTAgagccctgaaaataagacctagggccccaaaaaaggcactagatcttatttttgggcagggcttatttttttcatgtacatgatcatctctcccttcctctccttcagcccaaatcttcctctttcctttccccacaTGTGcgacatctttcctcccctctcacccatccccttgtgctttccctctgcaggatctttctttccctcaatccctcccatccccttgtgcagcagaacccttgcccagcttccatccttccctccctcccatccctcatgcagcagaacccttgagcacccgccgcTGCCACACAGCCGAATCACcgatgaccctccatccttccctcccaaccgatccccgccgaccgcgaccataaatacctttcgACAGAGGagtgtcgggccagcagcactcacaggctgcttcgctggggccttctgtgtgcctgatgatgtcatcagtacacagaaggctTACAGGGGtcttgacgcatgcgcagaccatctacaaatgatctgtgcatgcaaaggaTTGCACAGTAGCGATCCGTGTAGgccagatgagggcgttcctctgAGCGCCCTCATTTGAATGTTGCCAAGTTGTGAATTCGTCGGGCCTGATAGGATCAGCCACGGATCGCCCAGGAAAaatgggttagtgaatctagccctgtgtggagtaacttgtaagtttcatgagtTCGCATCATTCCCtttgtggttgggctgagaacttttcagcatgccCTCATACTCCTCGTTTCAAGAGCTGATTTGATGAAGCTGGGGAAATTTGtatgaggtcttttttttctccattaaaTATATTTCCTTTTACCTATCTTTAGGTTGATGCTGAATCAGTGTGTTATTTGGGCTTGGCCTAACCTTTTGTTGGACTTTCTTTTGTGATAACCTATTACAACAAATCAATATGTTGATTAGCAAATACCCTCAACGAGTTCTAGTGTCTTTGTTTGGAGTTGGGTATCCCATTCTTCATTTGGAGGTCTATACACTGTTTCAAGGTCCCTCTTTTTATACTACTGGTACTCCGTTACCACTAATATTATTTATCATGCTTCATACCAGGTGGCAAGTGTACAAACTCCAAAGTGCCCAAAGATTCCCTTCCAAATTTAAGCGACACTCAGAAGGAACCTTCACCAGTGATTTAACCAGACACCTGGACAGGATGAAAGCCAAGGACTTCATCCAGTGGCTCATGAACACAAAGCGATTCAGGTATGAGCCTTTGATTGATTGGAAATGATGGGATGGAGAAGCATTAAGGATTGAATCGGAAGCCAGGGACAGGCCTTAACGACAAGACGAGAACGCACAATGAAGGAGTCGTGATGATAAGATGTCAAAATCTCAGCCAGGGATATATGATTtgaaaagtcactttattggtaAATATGCCACAATGGctcaaagactcgacactggcagtgtttcggcgtACGTGCCTTTATCAATAGTCTGTCATGAAAGTTGGCACAATACACATAGATACTCTAgtgcaagggtaggcaattccggtcctcgagagccggagccaggtcaggttttcaggatatccacaataaatatgcatgagatggatttgcatctcaaggaggcagtgcatgcaaatccatctcatacatatttattgtggatattctgaaaacctgacctggctccagctctcgaggaccggaattgcctacccctgctagtGAAAACGCTGGTAAGTGTCAGTAAAATCGGGAGAGAAACTGGTGTCCAAAGCTGAGCTGTAGATCCCTGGCTGATCttttgacatcttatcctcaggtgaggctggactcattcagagcactggtctttgacctgggggctgccgcgtgagcggactgctgggcacgatgttctactggtctgacccagcagcggcagttcttatattcATTAAGGATGACATGGAAAATCACAACAAAATGTGCTCTTTTTTTGTATCCAAATTGTATTTGTATAGGATAAATTTTGAACTTTTTATCAAAACGGTAAATTCAAACAATTATGTGTGAAGTGTCCAGAACTCCTGCAAATGAGCTGCTTTTAAGAATTGTAATAGGGACCATAATCGCCCTCTCACGTCCCCATCACAATCTAAGATTAAGCcaaatatcaataataatttGGAACCAAATAATTATCTTGATGACTGATGGCACTCCACAGCTCCAACTTGGAATAATAATCACTGATCACATATCCTATCTAGAATTattcaaaaaaagcaaacaaaccaaaatgtTGTTTTCATTTTGGatattttagcatgcactaaatgtttTAACTGTGTGCTCAAATTGATTGTTTGCTAAATTGCAGAAATCAGCGAAACAAAAGCTAAGGAAGAAAATGAGCAAAGTATTGTAGTTACTGTATCAGACAACTTGAATACATAAAACTAAAGATCAGCCAACAAGGTGTAGATGATCTCGAATTAGCATCATTTTATGAGATAGCCACAGATGCATTAATTTAGAACCATATAAAGATATTATCTACACCTTGTTGGCCGACAAAATAAAGAACAAAACAGTTTCTCCCATGGACACATATCTGTTCTTTCCTTTCATTTCCTTCCATTGTTATTTTGTTGATTCTTCTTTTCATGTCTTGTCTTGcatgttaaaacattttaaagacTATACTCGATGATAGCTCAATCGAGGGTTTAACTTCCAAGATTTGTTCTGGGGTTAACTTTGGGCACTGGAGAAATTTAGTCTTCATCTCTATGCATTGAGCTGTGGCCACTTTTGAGTTGTGTGTTGGTCTTAGTATATGAGTTTAACTGAAAACATTTTAAAGCACATTATTTGCAAATAGAGCACATTAAAGTCAAAAGTTTGATTGAGAGACAGAGATTTTCCTGAAATGTATTCGTTTTTACAACATATTATGCTGGTTTGTCTATTGAAAATGTTTTGAGGTGTAATAGTCAAAAATGGCAGAACTTGATTAAAGACTCGTAAGATAGGTACtaacagggtgggggaggggcagcacCGCCCCAGgtgtctctcaccctcgctacgccactgaatagaatgttaggaattatcaggaaaggaatggaaaacaatgatgaaaatgttataatgcccttgtatcattctatggcagtggtctcacactcaaaccatttgcagggccacattttggatttgtaggtacttggagggttgCAGAAAACAtagttagggcttcttttactaaagcatgctagccgatttagtgagcgctaaatgctaacccgTCCATTAGATTCTAGATTAGATCTAGATTAAATGCTGTGCTCCTCGCGCCCATGGAATTTACTCCTtccggggagggggagagagaaaaagtgaGGGAAGTCCTCAGAACAATGGTGGCTTGAAAGGGACAATCCTAGTCCAAACAGGAATCCCGCCAGTGACATGTCATTAGGTAGGGGGGTGAGATGAGCTTCGCCACACAGCAGCATGCTTGGACCGAGATAGCCATAAACCGAGGGCCGCATGCCGGCCcatgggccatgagtttgagaccactgttctatgatatggccgcacctcgaatactgtgtgcagttctggtcaccatatctcaaaagagttatagcagaattagaaaaggtacagagaagggtgacaaaaatgataaaagggatgggacgacttccctatgaggaaaggctatagcggctagggctcttcagtttggagaagagtcagtctaggggtgatatgttaaaggtctataaaatactgagtggagtggaaagggtagacgtGAATGTCTTGTAGGTTtagaacaaactggagaaaatatttcttcacacaatatgtaattaaattctagaatttgttgccagagaatgtggtgaaatcagttagcttagcagggtttaaaaaaggtttggataatttcctataagagaagtccatcagccatattgagatggcttggggaaatccactgcttattcctaggataagcaggataacatctcttttactacttgggatcttgctagggacttgggacctgggttggccattgttggaaacaagatactgagcttgatggaccttcggtatgtcccagtatggcaattcttttgttcttataagCTGCCCTTAAAATAAGGTGCGGTTTactttcaaacaatttttattgaagaacATACAGCAAAGGCAGTAAAGATTCatgcaataaaaagaaaatacagtAACAAAAGTGCATGTCTTCCAAAGAACAATCCGGTTTATCCAATTAATTACACAAttatcctcccacccaccctcccatccccagaCCCAACCCCTCTGCCCCTTCTACTTCCATCCCAGGAGGAAAGTAATGCAATATAAATCCTGAATTGGGGCATATTCCAGGGCCTGGACTCTTATGGCCCTAAGATACACAACATCTATCCGCCTCCCCTCCTTTTGTACAATCCCCCCCAATCTATaagcagtggcgtaataaggggggagggggcagtccggCTCAGGCGCCATGTTGGTAGAGGCACCAGCACcgctcctcctctccgccctctcacttcttcccactcctccccatcGCCACAtacgcgcccccttcccttccctcgtacctctagttgaagttgttgcgaCCCCGTCGGCTCCCCCGctgatgccatgtctgggtgctgtgcacaggaagtgatgtcagcgggagagccaacggggtcgcGAGGAGTATGTGGTTGATCGCCGTGAACaataacttcaactagaggtatgggggtcaGGGAAGGAACGGGGGTGAGGCAGAGATATGGGTGGGgtaggggtgccaccgccccgggcacctctcaccctcgctgcaCCACTGTCTCTAAGGATATCCAGCTGAGCAATAAAAATGCTAAGAGATCACATTCAAAATGAGACTTCACCCTCGCGGGTGTAAAGAATTCAAATAAAAGTCCCAGGTAAGCACAAAATGGTGCGCTCAACGTGGCCTTCCTCCTCTTGCGCCTTCCAAAAGACCAATGTGTGAACTTGGGCTCTCCAAAAGTTAGGTGcggtttacagaatagcacttatgccCGGGAACTGACCCCAACTTTACGCACGTCTGTTTACAGCGATGAAACCTTAGGTGTGGCCGCCTTTATTCTATAATTGCAAGCATagtttaaagcagggatctcaaagtccctcctcgagggccgcaatccagtcgggttttcaggatttccccattgaatatgcatgagatctattagcatacaatgaaagcagtacatgcaaatagatctcatacatattcattggggaaaatcctgaaaacccgactggattgcagccctcgaggagggactttgagacccctgctttaaaggaaTGCCCCCAATGCATCAATGACCCACCCATTTCTGCGCTCCCTTTTTTGATTGGCATGtaaaatttccatgtaacttttaattaattCTAATTCGTTATACTGCCAGTCACTGGCGCTAATTAACTTgtaattcaattaaattgcatgtgcaacttGGGTACGAGTGCTCACATTTGCGCCTGCAATTTTCAGTGCtttatatagaattagggggttttGTATCATAAAACCCCAGGATGTTTTCAAGGTTTGTTGCAGTTATACTGTCCAAGAGGGGAATTAAgatgggtagggaactccggtccttgagagccgcattccagtcgggttttcaggatttccccaatgaatatgcattgaaagcagtgcatgcaaatagatctcatgcatattcattggggaaatcctgaaaacccgactggaatacggctctcgaggaccggagtgccctacccctgaaTTAAGATCTGAACATGGTATGAGATTGGCGTTGGTGAAAGAGAGAAACGTGAAACATGTTAGGGTCGGGAATTCTATGTTTCCAATGGCAGGAGTGAAATTCTGGAACTCACTGACAGGTCAGTTACCATTATACAAACCCaagggtatatatatattttttaaaccctCAAAGACACACAGGtatttgttaatgcattcatGTGAACGAAATAAGTATTGTTCGCAATGGAGGGATTtgtatttgtatactgcctttttgctgttatacattcaaagtggtttacatgtaggtacttcaagcattttccctgtctgtcccagtagggtaatggaggattaggtgacttttccagggtcacagggagcaggtttgaacccacaacctcagggtgctcaggctgtagctctaaccactgtgccacactctcttccaatacaatatcagaagtgagccaagtatagaacaatgaagccattgtgacaacactgatgaggttggctcttaggcattggtggaatgaggcattatgacatcagggaaagggattgggacttgtatactgcctttttgcagttatacaaccacactcaaagtggtttacatgcaggtacttcaagcattttccctgcctgtcccggtgggctcccaatctatctaatgcacccaGGGCAGttgaggattaaatgacttgcccagggtcataaggagtatcatggggtttgaacccacaacctcagggtgctgaggctgtagctctaaccagtacgccacactctcctgcaGTCGCATAGTaaggggaagtggggggggggcagtctacCCCAGGCattgtcttggtgagggcaccagcACTCCTTCTCTTCTCCACCCTCTCCCCCCACTGCGCACGCACCTtcactccccaccaccaccactgtacCTGTATCTCTTTGCCGACATGAGCAGCAACTCTAACCCGATGCTCACGacagcctcggctctccctctgtcaTTTCCGTATCccgtacctaggaagtgacatcagagggagagccaacgcggGCAGCGTGATGGCAATGCTGCTCACGTCGGGCAAGTTAAAAGAGAtacggggtagggaaggggtACATGGGCGTGgtggggagtggggaaggagcgggggtggggACAGAGTGCCACTGcctcgggcgcctctcaccctcgctacaccactggataTAGGACATCTTTTGTAGAGTATatgttgttttgttgttgtttattttgCATATTGTTTTGTAAATTGCCTAGATTCtaggcggtatatacatttttttaaaataaaataaataaatattgtggaAAGAATCAGAACATGGACTGCAGCCCAGCAACAAAACAGATACacgctcagggcaggattaattcgtcgagtgCCCTTAGGCacataagtacactgggcccccttccccgccccacctctccatgcgcccaggcggaaacaggaagctgcgtcagagggaaactttgggcaagcagcaccgcttgcaaaattacagttcccgttgcctttcttacctgcgttgcttgcttgtcttactgtCCAACgatgggggggcccgcattgctgatTGGGGGGCCctcgttgccgatcggggggggggggccgtgttgccgatcaatgttggaggggcccatcgccatttggaaaaaacaatgttgatgccctccttcattgggcccccctgaccatttcgggccctatgcctactgggcctattggttaatcctgccctgaacacACTTCTCCATTTTAAGCACAGGCTCTGTCCCATGACGCACACAGACATAATGTTCTCTTCTTTCTCCAGTGTCACAAAGCGATTTATTGAAGAAGAACCCGAGATCCTACCCTGCCTTTCTGCCTTATTGATATTTAGGTAAGAAGTTAATCCAGCCCTGCGTCATCATCTGAAATTCAAGATCAGAATGTCTGCTGATGTAAAATGCTGAATCTTGCAATATGCCCAGTGATCTGGTTTCCGAAGGGAGACTAGACCATAGAAACAGAACAATGacagtttatggtttattaagtttgatatactgcttttatggtttatataacaaaatatttagaaggaaggaaagggacaCCATTA is drawn from Geotrypetes seraphini chromosome 3, aGeoSer1.1, whole genome shotgun sequence and contains these coding sequences:
- the LOC117356356 gene encoding glucagon-like, coding for MKNMQWIYLAGILILLLTQGTLQITVRESSDEIRWQVYKLQSAQRFPSKFKRHSEGTFTSDLTRHLDRMKAKDFIQWLMNTKRFSVTKRFIEEEPEILPCLSALLIFRSE